From the genome of Deinococcus malanensis:
AAGGTTATCGAGCAGCGTATTCAGGAAGGCTTTCAGTTCTTCCCACGCCTCAAGGAGCGTGAAAACCAGCTCGGCGGGACCATGTCCGGCGGTGAGCAGCAAATGCTGGCGATTGCCCGCGCCCTGATGGTTAACCCCAAGCTGCTGCTGCTGGACGAGCCGAGCATGGGGCTGTCTCCCCTCTTTGTCGAAGCAATTTTTGACATTGTCCAGTTGCTGAACAAGGAGCGCGGAACGACGGTGCTGCTGGTCGAGCAGAACGCCAACATGGCCCTTGGCATTGCTCACCGCGCCTATGTGCTGCAGACCGGCGAGATCAAGCTCAGCGGCGTGGCCAGCGACATCGCGCAGGACGAAAGTGTGCGTAAGGCCTACCTCGGCGAAGACTGAGCCAGCCCTTCTCAGGCCG
Proteins encoded in this window:
- a CDS encoding ABC transporter ATP-binding protein, producing MSDPTTLPRDASTAGAPMLELNDVHTYYGHIHALKGITMTVNQGEIVALIGGNGAGKTTTLRTISGMMKPKTGTLTYQGRNAAGVPAHLIMQQGMSHVPEGRRIFPQLTVRENLEVGAYTVTDRKVIEQRIQEGFQFFPRLKERENQLGGTMSGGEQQMLAIARALMVNPKLLLLDEPSMGLSPLFVEAIFDIVQLLNKERGTTVLLVEQNANMALGIAHRAYVLQTGEIKLSGVASDIAQDESVRKAYLGED